In the Corythoichthys intestinalis isolate RoL2023-P3 chromosome 18, ASM3026506v1, whole genome shotgun sequence genome, attctaTAAATTATCCTATGAAGAGGGAAAATAATTGGGGGGGTCTTATTTTCGTAGTCCTGGAGCTTTCATTGAGGACTACAattgcattaaaatgtcatcttAGTTAAAAACGTAGTcagactattatggtggaagattttggtaacaACTTGTTGAATccgttttaattaaaaaaaaaaaaaaattcaatattgacaatttttaaaaactatttctcgattcttggcaggagcatatcgataaccttttgggatacaaagaatcacgatatatcaccatttcgatattttgtcacacccctaacaaCTGTAAAATcgtggtatttttgcttaaggttataataccgtcaaaatctcataccggcacatgcctaatatttggaagtctattgttgtcaacagcaggcaatgagttcataacCAGTTTGCTAATTGTGGGAGTAATGAGTGAAAATAATAGCACTGATGTTTGCCATCAAATGACAGATGAACAGTGAGAATCTACCATTTGAAAACGTTATTTGCTGATCGCAAATTGGCATGTAGGTAAATACTCACCCCACTACTCTCTCTTGATTTGGCATTCAAAGCCTTGCACCATGCTCCCCTCCACTGACTTTTCCAGCTATTCAGTGACAGCGCCCAACCCAGTAGAGAGGCGGCTTCCTCCTCCGCCGCATTGTCCTCTGCCCCAGTCTTCTCCAACCCTGTTGCCCTTAGGTGGAAATACTGTACAAAATACAGTACCAGGGTAACCAGGGATGCGATAAAAAGTGTGACCATACATAGCCACTGCGGATCATCCAGACCAAAATATGAACTGGAACTTTCCGGGTCGGACATTCTTTGTTCATGAAAACCTAGTTTAACACACCTCCATTGAAAACCTCTCGAGCATCACTAGATGATCTACTTGATCATAAATTATGATTATTTACAAATAAACGGTTTTCCCACGATCTCCGGAAGAAATGATGCTTCTTGTCCATGTTTTTTCCTTGAGGATATGTCAAGCCATATAAGTCTTTCATGCAAACGACGATTGCTCTTGTCTTTTAAAGgtagttaataatgttaaaggaGTCTGTAAAATAGTACACCTTCATTCAATTCGTTTGTTAGCTCATCTGGCTAATCCCGGCTACGGCTCGCGTAACCAGCTCATTAGCAGCGAGATCTGACAAACTTTCCTCTAAATGGAATTATATCCAAAGTCTTCGGTGGGGCACCGGAAAACGGTGaccaatgttaaaaaaacagaAGTTTCCCaggaaaaaatgttgaaaaggATGAAGAGAATGACACTGCACTTCTCGTCGCTTGACTAGGTTTGTGCAGTGTAATTTGTACGAGAAGTTACTGGATATGTGGCACAAACTGTAACTCCCACAATGCACCGCGAGGTGTATGCTACAGCTCGATTAGGTTCAAAATgcgataaaaataataaaaaaagaatgtgtGCCATACCTTAATTCAttatattttctgtttttacacATATTTGTTTAAGTttctataaaacatttttttctcctgtgtCTTATTTTCATGCATGTTTTGAGTTACAGATATTATATATGTAACGCTAGATGCATAGGTTGGAGTCGGCGTCCTACGTAATTAGCAGCCATCTTGCATCGGTACACAAAGTGAGTGATTTTTCTCCACTGAAAAATACTATACACAATCCAGGCCTGTCATTAAACGCATATGAAATGCTTGGAAGACACAACAATACTTaccctatacatatatattttattttaattttgtttttattgattttttttccttttcagcaGTAACAGTGTGGAGCAtcaaacataacaaaataaccgACAAAGATAAAATAGATTGGTAAATTAaaaaggagaagaaaaaaacaaaaagaaaaaaaaaatccattgaacaggatttttatttttcaaaccatattagcaaattggaacataagtataatgttaagttaaaataaatacatttaaaaaaaaaatctaaataaaattaaaataaatgcatatgTTTAAACCCagtgccacagctcaacattattaccatcagaacaaaaataattgatttattttccataaaaagcacgtgtgtatgactcgtatcatgtttacattatgcacatactctctttctcaacacaaacaGTAGCCCGAGAGAAAAAAACtacaacacgttttaccaccgctggacacactaaacacgctggagttaactctcgtagcatgtgggaaacgttcatgacagtgtttactaacctttaattttgtttaaatgcgaaatcatattggaggtattgcctccttagcagccaccctccacaaacatgtcttacatgtcggttggtcctcctctaagccgcagaCGTGTTTAACTTTTGtatagctgaagtattcccagaacagcgatttcgtttgatagaggaaaaagttcaggagttttacttcttccagccattgtgtagcacagctgactcattgacactgagcaacccagctgcaagcgagggatttctccatgcatttttgggacataaaaaatagctaataccttaaggTCGGTAtcacggaaaatttttgtggtttgaaaccttgatgttttcataccactgtatatcttgaaaccggtaatcggcacatgtctagttgaCAACTTGAGTCACACTGGACTGGGTCAAAAAGTAACAGCTTAACAAGTCCCACACACACCTCAAGATACAGTAGAGGCCAATCAGCACAGACCTGAGCGATACATTCGATTTTTAttgattgttgtttttttttaaaaaacttttttattgcaaataattgaaaaaaataaactgactttttaatgttgttttttgccaaaaagcaaATCTAGCAACCAATTATACAAtagattattattttatatgagagtttttttgtacatttattACTTGGTATTTGGGGGCTGGCAGCATAATGATGGAAAGAGAAAATAGGTTTTTAAGGTAATTACGTTACTTTAGAtaaaatgtaacattttttcaccctttatagagcaagtgactatttttgataattaattaaagtgtaCGCACCATTGACTTATGTTATCGAATGACCCCGAggcaaaatggccgacaagtgaCGATGCGTGTCTTAATTGGCTCACAGCGCACATTTGAATAACTAGCATAATATACATGATATCTATATTTTGAACGACGTGGCTTGCCGTAGAACGAACCGCTGACGTCAACAACACAGCTTCTGGTCTTAACGCAAACAATCTAGCTCGGTAGTTCGTCGTTAGAACAAGAGTCCTGGACACATTTTATTCCAGTCGGAAATATCTACACATACGAAAAGGACGTCTCATCGTATAATTCTTTTAATATCATCTGTCCTGTGTACCTGTCACGGTAAAAAATACAGGTGTAGCAGTGAGCTAAAGCTAATTCTTTTTGTAAACAGACGCCAACACTGCAATTTCTCACTGCATGTAGGTTGTAAAAACCGATTTGGCAATGAATTGTCGATCGGAGCTTCTTGAAGTTACAGTGGAGGCGAGGCAGGTTGAAGAATCAATTCTGTCATTGCTGCACACTATTTTACTACACCGCAGCACTGGAAAATTTCACTATAAAAAAGAGGGCACCTACTCTATCGGTACAGTTGGGACCGTTGACATCGACTGCGACTTCATCGACTTCACTTTTGTCAGAGTTTCCTCGGATGAGCTTGATAGGGTGATCAAAAAAGCAGTGACTGAATTCAaggtaaaagtcaggttatttttCTAACAGCAGTCATTTAACCAATGTCAACATTTTTGTTTACAGGATGCTTTAAGCGTCTCGGGAAGTGACGGCATCGGTCAAATATCCCTGGAATTCTACCAGAAGAAGAAATCTCGCTGGCCTTTTTCGGACGAATGTATCCCCTGGGAGGTGTGGAGCATCAAAGTCAATGTCGTCAACCTGGCGAACGAGCAGGAGAGGCAGATCTGCAGGGAGAAAGTGGGAGAAAAACTCGGCGAGAAGGTGATCAACGTCGTCGAGGTCATCAATCGTCACGAGTATCTGCCCAAGATGCCCACTCAGTCCGAAGTGGACAATGTGTTTGACACCAGTTTGAGAGAAGTCCAGCCttatctgtataaaatcacGTACCAGATTACGGACTCTCTGGGTACGTCTGTGAGCACCACCATGCGAAGGCTGATAAAAGACACTCTGGCACTGTGAAGTGTTTCTCACGACACGTCAATCTGTCAGACatcaaaacatttgtaaaaacTCCATTATCTTTGGTGTTCTCATAAAGGTTGGCTCAAACCGTTATATACTATTTCTTTATAATGCTTTTGGCACCTTTATAACCATCCTATCTTTTCACAGGATATTTAAGATGCCCAATTTAGATTTTCTTTTGTCAAATTT is a window encoding:
- the atg101 gene encoding autophagy-related protein 101; the protein is MNCRSELLEVTVEARQVEESILSLLHTILLHRSTGKFHYKKEGTYSIGTVGTVDIDCDFIDFTFVRVSSDELDRVIKKAVTEFKDALSVSGSDGIGQISLEFYQKKKSRWPFSDECIPWEVWSIKVNVVNLANEQERQICREKVGEKLGEKVINVVEVINRHEYLPKMPTQSEVDNVFDTSLREVQPYLYKITYQITDSLGTSVSTTMRRLIKDTLAL